One Planktothrix sp. FACHB-1365 genomic window carries:
- a CDS encoding formylglycine-generating enzyme family protein, with protein sequence MSKKRLNRRKALFTILSLCFIVPGVAVLIRNLIGKLSSKPNSNSSPNLKTLTGPQSRSLLIIDQTGQESEKTISIYSQELNADTILELVKIEGGKNQFGSDLKEIGHLDSEEPKFLVTIPEFYMSLYPITQEQWEAVMGDNPSTFQGQMNLPVETVSWDDAQKFCEELRNKTGKNYRLPSETEWEYACRADTITPFYFGNDISFEQANYDTNYDYAYKNKIGSKTSTNCPANYLARTTPVGEFRGNQFGLYDMHGNVWEWCEDAWMKNHSQTPHDGTVRPHDPNKHKQAVIRGGSWHSFPARCRSAAREGMWKNMKSNRIGFRVVMEIKNVT encoded by the coding sequence ATGTCTAAAAAAAGATTGAATCGCAGAAAAGCGTTGTTCACGATTTTATCCTTGTGTTTTATTGTACCTGGGGTGGCTGTATTAATACGCAATTTAATTGGCAAACTTTCATCAAAGCCAAACAGCAATAGTTCTCCTAATCTCAAAACTTTGACTGGCCCCCAATCCAGAAGTTTACTAATTATAGATCAAACAGGCCAGGAGTCTGAAAAAACAATTAGTATTTATTCTCAAGAGTTAAACGCTGATACAATTTTAGAATTGGTGAAGATTGAGGGAGGTAAAAACCAATTTGGTTCAGATCTTAAAGAAATTGGTCATCTAGATAGTGAAGAACCAAAGTTTTTGGTTACAATTCCAGAATTTTATATGAGTCTTTATCCCATTACACAAGAACAGTGGGAAGCTGTCATGGGAGATAATCCATCAACTTTTCAAGGACAAATGAATCTACCTGTGGAAACTGTATCTTGGGATGATGCTCAAAAGTTCTGTGAAGAATTAAGGAATAAAACTGGAAAAAACTATCGCTTACCGAGTGAAACTGAATGGGAATATGCTTGTCGTGCTGACACTATCACTCCTTTCTATTTTGGTAATGATATTAGTTTTGAACAAGCTAACTATGATACTAATTATGATTATGCTTATAAAAATAAAATAGGATCAAAAACTTCTACAAATTGTCCTGCAAACTATCTGGCAAGAACTACCCCAGTCGGAGAGTTTCGAGGGAATCAGTTTGGTTTATACGATATGCACGGGAATGTTTGGGAATGGTGTGAAGATGCTTGGATGAAAAACCATAGTCAAACACCCCATGATGGAACTGTTCGTCCACACGACCCAAATAAACATAAACAAGCCGTGATCCGAGGCGGTAGTTGGCATAGTTTTCCAGCAAGATGTCGCAGTGCTGCTAGAGAAGGGATGTGGAAAAATATGAAAAGTAATCGCATTGGGTTTAGGGTTGTTATGGAAATTAAAAATGTTACTTGA
- a CDS encoding substrate-binding domain-containing protein: protein MFRLNPFSFPVQAILALFLALLTLIGGCSPSNQPSAKGCNKIAILLPETGPAARWELSDRPELERRIAQKLIKNNNVKDLTLLYFNANGDPQKQFQQANRAIEQGACLLILGPSSSSDATEIVKKASEKQIPVIAYDRAIDNGNIYADYYISFDSKYVGQKQGEYIKDQFVNLDNKNHRYELKPDGNKFVMINGDKNDPNSKLLAEGLKSILQTEYIDTNRLNLVEETNIQGWDAEKAADKIQEVLTKYSEIKIAWVANDGMANKIIEKLVKLGYKPDQILITGQDGTDGSIDKIADQWQSMTVCKDSNDLAEKTALLVEALFQGKTEIPNTKFEKLDFTKSKSLISKAIYSVNLENSGVPPVTPDSSNDQVSIDKKNKIEKLKKTCSPQNPSQ, encoded by the coding sequence ATGTTTAGACTAAACCCCTTTTCCTTTCCAGTTCAAGCTATTTTAGCATTATTCTTAGCTTTACTAACTTTAATAGGTGGTTGTAGTCCGTCCAATCAGCCAAGTGCTAAAGGTTGTAATAAAATTGCCATTTTACTACCGGAGACTGGCCCAGCAGCGCGATGGGAACTGTCAGATCGTCCTGAATTAGAACGCAGAATTGCACAGAAACTGATCAAAAATAATAATGTCAAGGATCTTACCCTTCTCTATTTTAATGCTAATGGTGATCCACAGAAACAATTTCAGCAAGCTAATCGTGCTATTGAGCAAGGTGCTTGTTTATTAATACTGGGGCCAAGTTCGAGTTCTGATGCTACAGAAATTGTCAAAAAAGCGTCTGAAAAGCAGATTCCTGTAATTGCCTATGATCGAGCGATTGACAACGGTAATATTTATGCTGATTATTACATTTCTTTTGACAGCAAGTATGTTGGTCAAAAACAGGGAGAATATATTAAAGATCAATTTGTAAATTTAGATAACAAAAATCATCGTTATGAATTAAAACCAGATGGTAATAAATTTGTGATGATTAATGGAGACAAGAATGATCCAAACTCAAAATTATTAGCAGAGGGTTTAAAGAGTATTTTACAAACAGAGTATATTGACACAAATCGGCTAAACTTAGTAGAAGAGACTAATATTCAGGGTTGGGACGCTGAAAAAGCGGCTGATAAAATCCAAGAAGTCTTAACAAAATATTCTGAAATAAAAATAGCTTGGGTTGCTAATGATGGCATGGCGAATAAGATTATTGAAAAGTTAGTTAAGTTAGGATATAAGCCCGACCAAATTCTGATTACAGGTCAAGACGGTACAGATGGAAGTATAGATAAGATTGCAGACCAATGGCAATCTATGACAGTTTGTAAGGATAGTAACGATCTGGCAGAGAAAACGGCTCTCTTAGTAGAAGCTTTGTTTCAGGGAAAAACAGAAATTCCTAATACAAAGTTTGAGAAACTTGACTTTACTAAAAGTAAATCCCTTATCTCAAAAGCAATTTATTCTGTAAACCTGGAAAATTCTGGAGTTCCTCCTGTAACGCCAGACAGTTCTAATGATCAGGTATCTATTGATAAAAAAAATAAAATTGAAAAATTAAAGAAAACTTGTTCCCCCCAAAACCCTAGTCAATAA
- a CDS encoding helix-turn-helix domain-containing protein: MSQSLYLKPLEWRCLKRDLQDPYLPKTYKQRIQIILLTDEGKTQSEICQLLGCSAMTARRWMLMTKQGKAEQWNNQPIGRPQKVNQDYLLRLEELLKHRPKEFGSKSEYWKAKSLAKQLKREFGVEISDRHINRLLKQRGLTLAEFNANLQGESTL, from the coding sequence ATGTCTCAATCGTTATACTTGAAACCTTTAGAATGGCGATGCTTAAAAAGGGATTTACAAGATCCCTATTTACCCAAAACCTATAAACAACGGATTCAGATTATTTTGCTGACGGATGAGGGTAAAACTCAGAGCGAAATTTGTCAATTGTTGGGATGTTCTGCGATGACGGCGAGACGATGGATGTTAATGACAAAACAAGGAAAAGCAGAACAGTGGAATAATCAGCCTATTGGTCGTCCGCAAAAAGTGAATCAGGATTATTTACTGCGTTTGGAAGAATTACTGAAACATCGTCCTAAAGAGTTTGGTTCTAAATCAGAATATTGGAAAGCGAAGAGTTTAGCAAAACAACTGAAGCGGGAGTTTGGTGTTGAAATTAGCGATCGCCACATTAATCGTTTACTGAAACAACGAGGATTAACTTTAGCTGAATTTAATGCTAATTTGCAAGGAGAATCAACATTATGA
- a CDS encoding calcium-binding protein, which translates to MAISIGSNLFSSGSSINQTMVMNAPDSGTSSTNSSSLSGTMTQTSSLSMNGSSIDQIMVMNAPNSPTIVINTGTSNGVSTTINSGTGKILNGTSVNDLLNGSESGDILNGNSGNDTLNGFGGGDILNGNSGNDILSAGSGNDILNGDSGNDTLQGGSDVDQLSGGSGNDKLDGGDGNDMLTGGSGSDSLIGGTGNDLLIGVNANAMIVGSTTTIISSGTSGLGEIDQLTGGMGVDQFILGDSNNVYYNDGSLLTSGTTDYASIIDFNATQDKIQLKGSASNYVLNVSGSNTRILLDNDGITGFSAKDELIGTVQGNTSLSLSSSAFKYV; encoded by the coding sequence ATGGCTATTTCCATCGGGTCTAATTTGTTTTCATCTGGGTCTTCAATTAATCAAACGATGGTGATGAATGCTCCTGACAGTGGAACTTCATCCACTAATAGTTCTTCTTTATCAGGTACGATGACTCAAACCAGTAGTTTATCTATGAATGGGTCTTCAATTGATCAAATCATGGTAATGAATGCTCCTAATTCTCCAACAATCGTGATCAATACTGGGACTAGCAACGGCGTTTCTACTACTATTAATTCAGGAACAGGTAAAATTCTAAATGGCACCAGTGTAAATGATCTTCTCAACGGGAGTGAAAGTGGAGATATTCTTAATGGTAACTCCGGTAATGATACCTTGAATGGCTTCGGTGGTGGAGATATTCTTAATGGTAACTCCGGTAATGATATTTTATCCGCAGGGAGTGGTAACGATATTCTCAACGGCGACTCCGGTAATGATACTCTCCAAGGAGGTTCTGATGTTGATCAACTCAGTGGAGGTTCTGGTAATGATAAATTAGACGGTGGAGACGGTAACGATATGCTTACCGGAGGTTCTGGTAGTGATAGTTTAATTGGCGGTACAGGAAACGATCTGTTAATTGGTGTTAATGCTAATGCTATGATTGTGGGTTCAACTACAACTATTATCAGTAGTGGTACTTCTGGGCTAGGAGAAATTGATCAATTAACCGGAGGAATGGGAGTCGATCAATTTATTCTGGGTGACAGTAATAACGTCTACTATAACGATGGTAGTTTACTCACTTCTGGTACAACAGATTATGCTTCTATCATCGATTTTAATGCCACTCAGGATAAAATTCAACTCAAAGGATCGGCGAGTAATTATGTCTTAAACGTCTCTGGTTCCAACACCCGAATTTTACTCGATAATGATGGTATTACTGGTTTTAGTGCGAAAGATGAATTGATTGGTACTGTTCAAGGTAACACGAGTTTGAGTTTGAGCAGTAGTGCTTTCAAATATGTCTAA
- a CDS encoding RNA polymerase sigma factor, with product MMLLPELSEELIKRYLQGDRDACRELLKRPEYYQLCQKIAKKIFSRKPLDCEDAAQSAFEKVLKEALSGKFKKGNSQQFYHWCAKVALNYILDLLRKTKKETEFIHAQLQEKVLDEYIDIREDLELLDTNSQIQKAIISIDQQYPKKKYLYIWQGLVDNKKQTEIAKILGFKQSEVSKRHQELAVFVGKELGYLNVKQAEQMLKQIRQGRRPKRSQEDWEN from the coding sequence ATGATGCTATTACCAGAACTCTCAGAAGAATTGATCAAACGTTATCTTCAAGGAGATAGAGATGCTTGTCGAGAACTTTTGAAACGCCCTGAGTATTATCAACTTTGTCAAAAAATTGCGAAGAAAATATTTTCACGAAAACCCCTGGACTGCGAGGATGCGGCTCAATCGGCATTTGAAAAAGTTTTAAAAGAGGCTTTATCTGGTAAATTCAAGAAAGGAAATTCACAACAATTCTATCATTGGTGTGCTAAAGTCGCGTTAAATTATATTCTTGATTTACTTCGTAAAACTAAAAAGGAAACTGAATTTATTCATGCTCAACTTCAAGAAAAAGTGCTTGATGAATATATAGATATTCGAGAAGATTTAGAACTATTGGATACAAACTCTCAAATTCAAAAAGCAATTATTTCTATAGATCAACAATATCCCAAGAAAAAGTATCTTTACATTTGGCAAGGATTAGTGGATAACAAAAAACAAACAGAAATTGCTAAAATTTTAGGTTTTAAACAATCTGAGGTTTCCAAGCGACATCAGGAATTAGCAGTTTTCGTTGGTAAAGAGTTAGGCTATTTAAACGTTAAACAAGCAGAGCAGATGTTAAAACAAATTCGTCAGGGTAGAAGACCGAAACGTTCTCAAGAAGATTGGGAAAACTAA
- a CDS encoding DEAD/DEAH box helicase: protein MAILHGSWCITPSRSFFLWGETWRRVTSESLASAPILPYPFALNNTELLTQPLLKNIKLSDISPHLLSPKILALPTHISETVGEVTPIYSTATNSPQSHLYPWQINGISLNPKQAFQFLQSLPLSTVTTSESNLGEDLRFWSHIARWSLDLLARSKFLPQLIQQSDQTIIAQWQPLLDSAIDQGRLLRFAKQMPTVCRMVQELTEDDTLAIDLPLSPQDIIIDFLGTMIDAQVRTVAEEVETKASANAVLLPPTLQAWLQGLGKEENRVQGELTEIESLETALKNWTSPLQYSLSEQNLFSTAFQLHPPTEDNPNWQLEYCLQAIDDPEFIINTHIIWSHPVESFPYRGRTIKHPQETLLKGLGLASKLYPVIESSLQQARPESCSLNPLQAYEFLKSYAWRFTDSGLGVILPPSLANRDGWASRLGLSIKAETPKLKTNERLGLKSLLNFKWQLSIGGQTMTKAEFDRLVSKESPLVEINGEWVELRPSDIKAAKTFFSQRKDEMTLSLEDALRLSTGDTQMIEKLPVVNFEAGGKLQELLNTLTNNRSLEPIPNPQNFKGELRPYQARGAGWLSFLEQWGLGACLADDMGLGKTIEFIAFLLHLKENNSLENPVLLVCPTSVLGNWEREVKRFSPTLKVMIHHGDKRTKGKNFAKIIQDKNLVITSYPLTFRDEKELQGVTWQGLVLDEAQNIKNPDAKQSKTVRNINASFKIALTGTPVENRLSELWSIMDFLNPGYLGQRTFFQRRFAIPIEKYGDTDSLKILRSLVQPFILRRLKTDKDIIQDLPDKQENTVFCLLTTEQATLYQKIVDESLEKIDDAEGIQRRGMILALLVRLKQVCNHPVLIEAKVKNSRKSEKQDLIKTQYSGKLQRLTEMLEEVLAEGDRALIFTQFAEWGKLLQPYLEHHFHREILFLYGSTSKNKREEMIDRFQNDPQAPPIMILSLKAGGVGLNLTRANHVFHFDRWWNPAVENQATDRVFRIGQTRNVQVHKFVCTGTLEEKIHDLIESKKALAEQVVSAGEDWLTALDTDQLRTLLILDRNSIIEEEEE from the coding sequence ATGGCAATTTTACATGGAAGTTGGTGCATTACGCCGAGTCGGTCTTTCTTTCTGTGGGGAGAAACCTGGCGACGAGTTACGTCGGAGTCCCTGGCTTCAGCACCGATTCTTCCTTATCCCTTTGCGTTAAACAATACTGAACTCTTGACTCAACCCCTGTTAAAAAATATTAAGTTATCCGATATTTCTCCCCATCTCCTCTCCCCAAAAATTCTAGCACTCCCAACGCATATTTCTGAAACAGTTGGAGAAGTCACTCCAATTTATTCTACTGCAACAAATAGTCCTCAATCTCATCTCTATCCTTGGCAAATTAATGGAATTTCTCTTAATCCTAAACAAGCCTTTCAATTTTTACAATCTCTACCTTTAAGTACCGTAACAACATCAGAATCTAACTTAGGGGAAGATTTACGATTTTGGTCACATATTGCCCGTTGGAGTTTGGATTTATTGGCTAGATCTAAATTTTTACCCCAATTAATTCAACAATCTGATCAAACTATTATTGCACAATGGCAACCGCTTCTCGATAGTGCCATTGACCAAGGGCGATTATTACGCTTTGCTAAACAAATGCCAACGGTTTGTCGAATGGTTCAGGAATTAACAGAAGATGATACTTTAGCCATTGATTTACCTTTATCTCCTCAAGATATTATCATTGATTTTTTAGGAACAATGATCGATGCACAGGTGAGAACTGTTGCTGAAGAAGTCGAAACAAAAGCCAGTGCTAATGCGGTTTTACTTCCTCCAACCCTGCAAGCTTGGTTACAAGGATTAGGGAAAGAAGAAAATAGAGTTCAGGGGGAATTAACAGAAATAGAATCCTTAGAAACAGCCTTAAAAAATTGGACTTCTCCGCTACAATATTCTTTATCTGAACAAAATCTATTTTCAACGGCGTTTCAGTTACATCCTCCTACAGAAGATAATCCGAATTGGCAATTAGAATATTGTCTACAAGCGATTGATGATCCTGAATTTATTATCAATACTCATATTATTTGGAGTCATCCAGTTGAGTCCTTTCCCTATCGAGGGAGAACGATTAAACATCCCCAGGAAACGTTGTTAAAAGGCTTGGGTTTGGCTTCTAAATTATATCCAGTTATTGAATCCAGTTTACAACAAGCTCGTCCTGAAAGTTGTAGTTTAAATCCTTTACAAGCTTATGAATTTCTGAAAAGTTATGCTTGGCGTTTTACTGATAGTGGGTTAGGAGTTATTTTACCTCCGAGTTTAGCAAATCGAGACGGGTGGGCGAGTCGATTGGGATTAAGTATTAAAGCAGAAACGCCTAAATTAAAAACGAATGAACGGTTAGGATTAAAAAGTTTATTAAACTTTAAATGGCAATTATCCATTGGCGGACAAACGATGACAAAGGCGGAATTTGATCGCTTAGTTTCTAAAGAAAGTCCGTTAGTAGAAATTAATGGAGAATGGGTTGAGTTACGACCCTCGGATATTAAAGCTGCAAAAACATTTTTTAGTCAACGCAAAGATGAAATGACTCTCTCCTTAGAAGATGCGTTACGGTTATCAACGGGAGATACTCAAATGATTGAGAAATTACCTGTTGTTAACTTTGAAGCGGGAGGAAAATTACAGGAATTATTAAATACTTTAACCAATAATCGAAGTTTAGAACCGATTCCGAACCCACAGAATTTTAAAGGAGAATTACGACCCTATCAAGCCAGGGGTGCAGGCTGGTTATCCTTCCTTGAACAATGGGGTTTAGGTGCGTGTTTAGCTGATGATATGGGATTAGGAAAAACGATAGAATTTATTGCTTTCTTACTTCATCTTAAAGAAAACAATAGTTTAGAAAATCCGGTTTTATTAGTTTGTCCTACATCGGTTTTAGGGAATTGGGAACGGGAAGTTAAACGGTTTAGTCCGACTTTAAAAGTGATGATTCATCATGGCGATAAACGCACAAAAGGTAAAAATTTTGCTAAAATAATTCAAGATAAAAATTTAGTCATTACCAGCTATCCCCTAACCTTTAGAGATGAAAAGGAATTGCAGGGAGTAACTTGGCAAGGACTGGTATTAGATGAAGCCCAAAATATTAAAAATCCCGATGCAAAACAATCCAAAACCGTTAGAAACATCAACGCATCTTTTAAAATAGCCTTAACAGGAACTCCCGTAGAAAATCGCTTATCAGAATTGTGGTCAATTATGGATTTTTTAAATCCAGGGTATTTAGGACAACGCACATTTTTTCAACGACGGTTTGCAATTCCCATTGAAAAATATGGAGATACGGACTCGTTAAAAATATTGCGATCGCTAGTTCAACCTTTTATTTTACGTCGGTTAAAAACAGATAAAGATATTATTCAAGATTTACCCGATAAACAGGAAAATACAGTATTTTGTCTATTAACAACTGAACAAGCAACCCTATATCAAAAAATTGTTGATGAATCTTTAGAAAAAATTGATGATGCGGAAGGGATTCAACGTCGAGGAATGATTCTAGCATTATTAGTGAGGTTGAAACAAGTTTGTAATCATCCCGTTTTAATCGAAGCTAAAGTTAAAAATAGTAGAAAATCAGAAAAACAAGATTTAATTAAAACCCAATATTCAGGAAAATTACAACGGTTGACAGAAATGCTAGAAGAGGTTTTAGCAGAAGGCGATCGCGCTTTAATTTTTACTCAATTTGCAGAATGGGGAAAATTGTTACAACCCTATTTAGAACATCATTTTCACCGAGAAATATTATTTTTGTATGGGAGTACCTCAAAAAATAAACGGGAAGAAATGATTGATCGGTTTCAAAATGATCCGCAAGCTCCACCGATTATGATATTATCATTAAAAGCCGGAGGAGTGGGTTTAAATTTAACCCGTGCGAATCATGTTTTTCATTTTGACCGATGGTGGAACCCCGCCGTTGAAAATCAAGCTACGGATCGAGTTTTTAGAATTGGTCAAACTCGGAATGTACAAGTGCATAAATTTGTTTGTACGGGAACATTAGAAGAAAAAATTCATGATTTAATTGAAAGTAAAAAAGCCTTAGCAGAACAAGTAGTAAGTGCGGGAGAAGATTGGTTAACGGCTTTAGATACCGATCAACTCAGAACTCTATTAATATTAGATCGAAACTCAATTATTGAGGAGGAAGAGGAATAG
- a CDS encoding SWIM zinc finger family protein, with protein sequence MVDYTIDANKEWWSQQWLDLLDKYRFKKRLERARNYARQGNVLNIDFKDQKVLAQVQGTQPEPYTVSLWLDVFSDEEWDYIIETLSQRAIFSAKLLAGEMPQDIEDVFAANGLRLFPFSLDNVHSECSCPDKANPCKHIGAVYYMLGDRFSEDPFVLFQLRGRTQEQIIKTLRQLRGQSEEDINVSTRETTAIKLNPHAPKLNQFWNYSEQLDPALVVITPPPGSETVLDVLGTIPLAPLAVNSNNRSASSTTDIVMQYLETVYKNVSQQAVLIALNREEI encoded by the coding sequence ATGGTAGACTATACAATAGATGCGAACAAAGAATGGTGGTCACAACAATGGTTAGATTTATTAGATAAATATCGGTTTAAAAAACGCTTAGAACGAGCGAGAAATTATGCCAGACAAGGAAATGTTTTAAACATTGACTTTAAAGATCAAAAGGTTTTAGCCCAGGTTCAGGGAACTCAACCCGAACCTTATACGGTTTCCTTGTGGTTAGATGTATTTAGTGATGAAGAATGGGATTATATTATTGAAACTTTATCCCAACGGGCAATTTTTAGCGCTAAATTATTAGCCGGAGAAATGCCACAGGATATTGAGGATGTATTTGCTGCTAATGGGTTAAGATTATTTCCCTTTTCCTTAGATAATGTTCATTCTGAATGTAGTTGTCCTGACAAAGCCAACCCCTGTAAACATATTGGTGCAGTTTATTATATGTTAGGCGATCGCTTTAGTGAAGATCCGTTTGTTTTATTTCAACTTCGGGGAAGAACCCAAGAACAAATTATTAAAACATTACGTCAACTCCGGGGTCAAAGTGAAGAAGATATTAACGTTTCTACCAGAGAAACAACAGCGATAAAATTGAACCCCCATGCTCCTAAACTCAATCAATTCTGGAATTACTCTGAACAACTAGACCCCGCTTTAGTCGTGATTACACCGCCTCCTGGCAGTGAAACTGTACTGGATGTTTTAGGTACAATTCCATTAGCCCCCCTTGCTGTAAATTCTAATAATCGTTCTGCTTCATCCACTACTGATATTGTAATGCAATATTTAGAAACAGTCTATAAAAATGTTAGCCAACAAGCGGTTTTAATTGCACTTAATCGGGAAGAAATCTAA
- a CDS encoding Fe(3+) ABC transporter substrate-binding protein, with protein sequence MKNITRRGFLTVGTALAVVAVGGLTPMQRSQANPQVLNVYSARHYDSDNQLYQSFTNKTGIKVNIVEGKAEELVERIKSEGANSPADILITVDAGNLWRAQQQGIFQPISSGTLNQAIPANLREPNGNWFGFSKRARVIVYNKAKVNPAQLSTYEDLANPKWKGKVVVRSSNNIYNQSLVASMVGQSGTTNAEKWVQGFVANFARPPEGNDVSQIKAVASGVGQLTLANTYYLARLAGSQKPEDKAIASKVGLFFPNQRAQGTHTNISGAGVIKTAKNKAGAIKFLEYLASPEAQKIFAQSAFEYPAVAGVPVSPVLASYGTFKSDPMNVAAYGKFNAQAIQIMDRAGWK encoded by the coding sequence ATGAAAAATATCACTAGACGTGGGTTCCTCACCGTTGGAACAGCCTTGGCCGTCGTTGCGGTTGGAGGACTTACCCCGATGCAGCGCAGTCAAGCTAATCCCCAAGTTCTGAATGTTTACTCGGCTCGTCATTACGATAGTGACAATCAGCTTTATCAAAGCTTTACAAACAAAACGGGGATTAAAGTCAATATTGTTGAAGGAAAAGCGGAGGAATTAGTCGAACGAATCAAAAGTGAAGGAGCCAATAGTCCGGCAGATATTTTAATTACTGTTGATGCTGGAAACCTTTGGAGAGCGCAACAACAGGGGATTTTTCAACCTATTTCTTCTGGGACTTTAAATCAAGCCATTCCAGCTAATTTAAGAGAACCTAATGGTAATTGGTTTGGATTTTCTAAACGGGCGAGAGTCATTGTTTATAATAAAGCTAAAGTCAATCCGGCTCAATTGTCTACCTATGAAGATTTAGCAAATCCTAAATGGAAAGGAAAAGTAGTCGTTCGTTCTTCTAATAATATCTATAATCAATCCTTAGTGGCTTCAATGGTTGGGCAAAGTGGAACTACCAATGCAGAAAAATGGGTGCAAGGATTTGTAGCTAATTTTGCCAGACCACCGGAAGGAAATGATGTTTCTCAAATTAAAGCGGTCGCTTCAGGTGTGGGGCAGTTAACTTTAGCAAATACCTATTATTTAGCCCGTTTAGCAGGGTCTCAAAAACCGGAAGATAAAGCAATTGCCAGTAAAGTTGGGTTATTTTTTCCGAACCAACGAGCTCAGGGAACCCATACGAATATTAGTGGTGCAGGGGTGATAAAAACGGCTAAAAATAAAGCGGGAGCGATTAAATTTTTAGAGTATTTAGCAAGTCCAGAAGCTCAAAAGATTTTTGCTCAAAGTGCTTTTGAATACCCAGCCGTTGCGGGTGTTCCTGTCTCTCCAGTTTTAGCGAGTTATGGCACGTTTAAGAGTGATCCGATGAATGTTGCAGCCTATGGGAAATTTAATGCCCAGGCGATTCAAATTATGGATCGGGCTGGCTGGAAATAA
- a CDS encoding YraN family protein, protein MSKTIGSLGEELVGYWLESQGWQILHHQWYCRFGEIDLIALYRGQGTVPMLSFVEVKTRSQRNWDQGGLLAITPGKQAKLIQAAELFLSDRPDLSEYPCRFDVALVRCDRSPTQTPICEDIPPFPDSIKVGQPFFLNGYRLLLQDYIESAFN, encoded by the coding sequence ATGTCTAAAACGATTGGTTCTTTAGGGGAAGAATTGGTTGGCTATTGGTTAGAAAGCCAAGGTTGGCAAATTTTGCATCATCAATGGTATTGTCGATTTGGAGAAATTGATTTAATTGCGTTGTATCGGGGACAGGGGACTGTTCCCATGTTGAGTTTTGTTGAAGTTAAAACCCGTAGTCAACGGAATTGGGATCAGGGGGGACTTTTAGCCATTACTCCGGGTAAACAAGCCAAATTGATTCAAGCGGCGGAATTATTTTTAAGCGATCGCCCGGATTTAAGCGAATATCCTTGTCGGTTTGATGTGGCTTTAGTGCGTTGCGATCGCTCTCCGACCCAAACCCCTATCTGTGAAGATATCCCCCCTTTTCCTGATAGCATAAAAGTCGGTCAACCTTTTTTCCTCAACGGCTACCGACTTTTATTACAAGATTATATTGAATCTGCCTTTAACTAA